The Apus apus isolate bApuApu2 chromosome 20, bApuApu2.pri.cur, whole genome shotgun sequence genome includes a region encoding these proteins:
- the LOC127392756 gene encoding probable glutamate receptor isoform X1 → MDQGLGFMFCVITALLFLRESSQTGARRTGDAVGKNIDSRGPEEGLPTLTVTTIPEDPYVMVRNAELEGYCIDLLKALSGMLHFSYRVKVVGDGKYGAVSASGNWTGMIGEILRKEADIAVAPLTVTSEREEVVSFTTPFLQTGIGILLRKDTISQELSFFHFLAPFSKEIWTGLLFAYVLTCFCLFLVARLSPCEWNEPKNEENHFTFLNSLWFGAGALALQGVTPQPKALSVRVIAAIWWLFTIALLAAYIANFTALLSSGTEQLPIQTFEDLVKQRKIEFGTLEGSSTFYYFKNSKNPIHQMIYEYMDKRRDHVLVKTYQEAVQRVMESDYAFIGESISQDLAAARHCNLIRAPEVIGARGFGIAATQASPWIKQLSVAILKLRESGDLDYLRNKWWESSCLHRSRDRWSPLQPQALGGLFLTLAIGLALGVIAALVELSSKSRHAAAHAKKSCCSVFTEEMCTRLRIKENTRQSQETSGRANP, encoded by the exons ATGGACCAAGGTCTTGGCTTCATGTTCTGTGTGATTACAGCCTTGCTGTTCCTGAGAGAATCAAGCCAGACAG GAGCCAGAAGGACTGGTGATGCTGTGGGGAAG aacaTTGACTCAAGGGGACCAGAAGAGGGTCTTCCAACTTTGACTGTCACAACAATCCCG GAGGATCCTTATGTCATGGTGAGGAATGCAGAGCTGGAGGGGTACTGCATTGACCTGCTGAAAGCACTTTCTGGGATGCTCCACTTCAGCTACAGGGTGAAGGTGGTGGGTGACGGGAAGTACGGAGCCGTCTCTGCCAGCGGGAACTGGACAGGGATGATTGGAGAGATTCTGAGAAAG GAAGCAGACATTGCAGTGGCTCCACTGACAGTCACATCAGAAAGGGAAGAGGTGGTTTCCTTCACCACACCATTCCTGCAGACTGGGATTGGGATCTTGCTTCGAAAAGACACCATTTCTCAGGAGCTGTCCTTCTTCCACTTCCTGGCTCCTTTCAGTAAGGAGATCTGGACTGGCCTTTTATTTGCTTATGTGCTGACGTGCTTCTGCCTCTTTCTTGTTGCCAG ACTGAGCCCCTGTGAATGGAATGAGCCAAAGAATGAAGAGAACCACTTTACCTTCTTAAATAGCCtctggtttggagcaggagcaCTTGCCCTGCAAG GTGTCACGCCCCAGCCCAAGGCGCTCTCCGTGCGAGTCATCGCTGCCATCTGGTGGCTCTTCACCATCGCCCTGCTGGCCGCCTACATCGCCAActtcacagccctgctgagctcGGGCACTGAGCAGCTCCCCATCCAGACCTTTGAAGATCTTGTGAAGCAAAGAAAGATCGAGTTTGGCACCCTGGAGGGCTCCTCTACGTTCTACTACTTCAAG AACTCCAAGAATCCCATCCATCAGATGATCTATGAGTACATGGACAAGAGACGAGACCACGTGTTGGTCAAGACCTACCAGGAAGCGGTTCAGCGCGTGATGGAGTCAGACTATGCCTTCATTGGGGAGTCCATCTCTCAGgacctggcagctgccagaCACTGCAACCTGATCAGGGCCCCTGAAGTCATCGGAGCCAGAGGATTTGGCATTGCTGCCACCCAGG catccCCGTGGATCAAGCAGCTCTCTGTCGCTATCCTCAAGCTGCGGGAATCGGGTGACCTGGACTACCTGCGTAACAAGTGGtgggagagcagctgcctgcacaggagCAGGGACCGCTGGagccccctgcagccccaggcgCTGGGCGGGCTCTTCCTCACTCTGGCCATCGGCCTGGCCCTGGGGGTGATTGCAGCTCTGGTGGAGCTCTCCAGCAAGAGCAGACACGCTGCTGCACATGCAAAG aaatcttgTTGCTCTGTGTTCACAGAAGAAATGTGCACTCGTCTGCgtataaaagaaaacacaagacaGAGCCAGGAGACTTCAGGGAGGGCCAATccttaa
- the LOC127392756 gene encoding probable glutamate receptor isoform X2: MVRNAELEGYCIDLLKALSGMLHFSYRVKVVGDGKYGAVSASGNWTGMIGEILRKEADIAVAPLTVTSEREEVVSFTTPFLQTGIGILLRKDTISQELSFFHFLAPFSKEIWTGLLFAYVLTCFCLFLVARLSPCEWNEPKNEENHFTFLNSLWFGAGALALQGVTPQPKALSVRVIAAIWWLFTIALLAAYIANFTALLSSGTEQLPIQTFEDLVKQRKIEFGTLEGSSTFYYFKNSKNPIHQMIYEYMDKRRDHVLVKTYQEAVQRVMESDYAFIGESISQDLAAARHCNLIRAPEVIGARGFGIAATQASPWIKQLSVAILKLRESGDLDYLRNKWWESSCLHRSRDRWSPLQPQALGGLFLTLAIGLALGVIAALVELSSKSRHAAAHAKKSCCSVFTEEMCTRLRIKENTRQSQETSGRANP; this comes from the exons ATGGTGAGGAATGCAGAGCTGGAGGGGTACTGCATTGACCTGCTGAAAGCACTTTCTGGGATGCTCCACTTCAGCTACAGGGTGAAGGTGGTGGGTGACGGGAAGTACGGAGCCGTCTCTGCCAGCGGGAACTGGACAGGGATGATTGGAGAGATTCTGAGAAAG GAAGCAGACATTGCAGTGGCTCCACTGACAGTCACATCAGAAAGGGAAGAGGTGGTTTCCTTCACCACACCATTCCTGCAGACTGGGATTGGGATCTTGCTTCGAAAAGACACCATTTCTCAGGAGCTGTCCTTCTTCCACTTCCTGGCTCCTTTCAGTAAGGAGATCTGGACTGGCCTTTTATTTGCTTATGTGCTGACGTGCTTCTGCCTCTTTCTTGTTGCCAG ACTGAGCCCCTGTGAATGGAATGAGCCAAAGAATGAAGAGAACCACTTTACCTTCTTAAATAGCCtctggtttggagcaggagcaCTTGCCCTGCAAG GTGTCACGCCCCAGCCCAAGGCGCTCTCCGTGCGAGTCATCGCTGCCATCTGGTGGCTCTTCACCATCGCCCTGCTGGCCGCCTACATCGCCAActtcacagccctgctgagctcGGGCACTGAGCAGCTCCCCATCCAGACCTTTGAAGATCTTGTGAAGCAAAGAAAGATCGAGTTTGGCACCCTGGAGGGCTCCTCTACGTTCTACTACTTCAAG AACTCCAAGAATCCCATCCATCAGATGATCTATGAGTACATGGACAAGAGACGAGACCACGTGTTGGTCAAGACCTACCAGGAAGCGGTTCAGCGCGTGATGGAGTCAGACTATGCCTTCATTGGGGAGTCCATCTCTCAGgacctggcagctgccagaCACTGCAACCTGATCAGGGCCCCTGAAGTCATCGGAGCCAGAGGATTTGGCATTGCTGCCACCCAGG catccCCGTGGATCAAGCAGCTCTCTGTCGCTATCCTCAAGCTGCGGGAATCGGGTGACCTGGACTACCTGCGTAACAAGTGGtgggagagcagctgcctgcacaggagCAGGGACCGCTGGagccccctgcagccccaggcgCTGGGCGGGCTCTTCCTCACTCTGGCCATCGGCCTGGCCCTGGGGGTGATTGCAGCTCTGGTGGAGCTCTCCAGCAAGAGCAGACACGCTGCTGCACATGCAAAG aaatcttgTTGCTCTGTGTTCACAGAAGAAATGTGCACTCGTCTGCgtataaaagaaaacacaagacaGAGCCAGGAGACTTCAGGGAGGGCCAATccttaa